The following are encoded together in the Actinobacillus lignieresii genome:
- the bamE gene encoding outer membrane protein assembly factor BamE, producing MKMKSLLAIALLAVGVTSCSTVKKVVYRIDVPQGNYLEQEKIDQVKVGMDKTQVQYLLGTPMLKDTFNQDRWSYVYIKREGYNDPIQHTLFVNFDSKGLVSNITLDKPITNEAQ from the coding sequence ATGAAAATGAAATCTCTGTTAGCTATCGCACTACTTGCGGTGGGGGTAACCTCTTGTTCTACCGTAAAAAAAGTCGTGTATCGTATTGATGTTCCGCAAGGCAATTACTTAGAACAAGAAAAGATTGACCAAGTTAAAGTCGGTATGGATAAAACGCAAGTACAATATTTGCTTGGTACGCCGATGCTAAAAGATACCTTTAATCAAGATCGTTGGAGTTATGTTTATATCAAACGCGAAGGCTATAATGATCCTATCCAACATACGCTTTTTGTTAATTTCGATAGTAAAGGTCTTGTAAGTAATATCACCTTAGACAAACCTATTACGAATGAAGCGCAATAA
- a CDS encoding rod shape-determining protein yields MFKKFLGLFSNDLSIDLGTANTLVYVKGQGIVLDEPSVVAVRQDRIGSLKSIAAVGSDAKLMLGRTPKSITAIRPMKDGVIADFFVTEKMLQHFIKQVHSNNFMRPSPRVLVCVPAGATQVERRAIKESAIGAGAREVYLIEEPMAAAIGAGLPVHEATGSMVIDIGGGTTEVAVLSLNGIVYSTSVRIGGDKLDEAIVAYVRRHFGSAIGEATAERIKKEIAMAIIRDEDEVRKMEVHGHNLAEGAPRTFELNSTHVLEAIEQPLNGIVEAVKSVLEQCPPELAADIFERGMVLTGGGALLKNIDVLLSEATGVTVIVAEDPLTCVARGGGKALDMIDMHGGDIFSSDE; encoded by the coding sequence ATGTTTAAAAAATTTCTAGGATTGTTTTCTAACGATCTTTCTATCGATCTTGGCACGGCAAACACATTGGTTTATGTGAAAGGTCAAGGTATTGTTTTAGATGAACCGTCAGTCGTTGCCGTACGTCAAGACCGTATCGGTTCTTTAAAAAGTATTGCGGCGGTAGGTTCGGATGCTAAATTAATGCTTGGTCGTACGCCAAAAAGTATTACTGCGATTCGTCCGATGAAAGACGGTGTAATTGCTGATTTCTTTGTTACGGAAAAAATGTTACAGCACTTCATTAAACAGGTGCACAGTAATAATTTTATGCGTCCTAGCCCACGCGTATTGGTGTGTGTGCCGGCAGGTGCAACGCAAGTGGAACGTCGTGCGATTAAAGAATCTGCAATCGGTGCCGGTGCTCGTGAAGTGTATTTAATTGAAGAACCGATGGCGGCGGCAATTGGGGCGGGATTACCGGTACATGAAGCGACAGGTTCGATGGTTATTGATATCGGCGGCGGTACGACGGAAGTTGCGGTACTTTCATTAAACGGTATTGTTTATTCGACATCCGTTCGTATCGGCGGCGATAAATTAGACGAAGCGATTGTCGCTTATGTACGTCGCCATTTCGGTTCTGCAATCGGTGAAGCGACTGCCGAGCGTATTAAGAAAGAAATTGCGATGGCGATTATTCGTGATGAAGACGAAGTGCGTAAAATGGAAGTACACGGTCATAACCTTGCCGAAGGTGCGCCGCGAACATTCGAATTAAATTCAACCCACGTATTGGAAGCAATCGAGCAACCGTTAAACGGTATTGTAGAAGCGGTAAAATCCGTATTGGAACAATGTCCGCCGGAGCTTGCTGCGGATATTTTCGAGCGCGGAATGGTATTAACCGGCGGCGGTGCGTTATTGAAGAATATCGATGTTCTGCTTTCTGAAGCAACGGGTGTAACGGTAATCG
- a CDS encoding DUF5358 family protein, translated as MMRKILFTLVCATLAHTGFANSAENSTAYTEQVKYKISETDIKILIRQLNNIEQCIFPDLAKPDYQKIYDNWSVAENMTMFYFQQNLLTELIGEQNAQFIEKDKLSRQYFEQMHEKYNHQKASVDKSRCEDFKPIYAQIKQRIEYSIPQVYK; from the coding sequence ATGATGAGAAAAATTCTATTTACATTAGTTTGTGCAACATTAGCTCATACCGGTTTTGCAAATTCTGCGGAAAATTCGACCGCTTATACGGAGCAAGTTAAATATAAAATATCCGAAACGGATATAAAAATACTTATACGTCAGCTGAATAATATCGAACAATGTATATTTCCGGATCTTGCTAAGCCCGACTATCAAAAGATCTATGATAATTGGTCGGTTGCCGAAAATATGACGATGTTCTATTTTCAGCAAAATCTCTTAACAGAGCTGATCGGCGAACAAAATGCGCAATTTATTGAAAAAGATAAACTCTCACGCCAATATTTTGAACAAATGCACGAGAAATACAACCATCAAAAAGCCAGTGTAGATAAATCCCGCTGTGAAGATTTCAAACCGATATATGCGCAAATCAAACAGCGAATTGAATACTCTATACCGCAGGTGTATAAGTAA
- the leuB gene encoding 3-isopropylmalate dehydrogenase, with translation MQTYNIAVLAGDGIGPEIMAQAIKVLEATQQKFGFKLNFNHFNIGGAAIDAQGKALPENTLKGCEEADAILFGSVGGPKWVNLPPDEQPERGSLLPLRKHFKLFCNLRPATLYKGLEKFCPLRADIAAKGFDMVVVRELTGGIYFGQPKGREGEGSQTKAFDTEVYYKYEIERIARVAFESAMKRNKKVTSIDKANVLQSSILWRETVSEIAKDYPEVTLEHMYIDNATMQLIKAPESFDILLCSNIFGDIISDEAAMITGSMGMLPSASLNEDGFGLYEPAGGSAPDIAGKNIANPIAQILSAAMMLRYSFNLNEAADAIEAAIQKALAEGYRTGDLANKNTPVSTSEMGDIIARNILS, from the coding sequence ATGCAAACTTACAACATTGCGGTTTTAGCGGGGGACGGTATTGGTCCTGAAATTATGGCTCAGGCGATCAAAGTGCTTGAAGCGACACAGCAAAAATTCGGTTTTAAATTAAATTTTAATCATTTTAATATCGGCGGTGCGGCAATTGACGCACAAGGTAAAGCGTTGCCGGAAAATACCTTAAAAGGTTGTGAAGAAGCCGATGCGATTCTGTTTGGTTCTGTGGGCGGGCCTAAATGGGTAAATTTACCGCCGGATGAACAACCGGAGCGTGGTTCATTACTTCCGTTACGTAAACATTTCAAATTATTCTGTAATTTACGTCCCGCCACTTTATATAAAGGTTTAGAGAAATTCTGTCCGTTGCGAGCGGATATTGCGGCAAAAGGCTTCGATATGGTTGTAGTACGAGAATTAACCGGCGGCATTTATTTCGGTCAGCCGAAAGGACGTGAGGGCGAAGGTTCGCAGACTAAGGCGTTTGATACCGAAGTTTACTATAAATATGAGATTGAGCGTATTGCGCGCGTTGCTTTTGAATCTGCAATGAAACGTAATAAGAAAGTAACGTCTATTGATAAAGCAAACGTATTGCAAAGCTCAATTTTATGGCGTGAAACGGTAAGCGAAATTGCAAAAGATTATCCGGAAGTAACGTTAGAACATATGTATATTGATAATGCGACAATGCAACTCATTAAAGCACCGGAAAGTTTTGATATCTTATTATGTTCGAATATCTTCGGCGATATTATTTCGGATGAGGCGGCAATGATTACCGGTTCAATGGGTATGTTGCCGTCTGCAAGTTTAAATGAAGATGGTTTCGGTTTATATGAGCCGGCGGGCGGTTCGGCACCGGATATCGCCGGTAAAAATATTGCGAATCCGATTGCACAAATTTTATCGGCGGCAATGATGTTACGCTATAGCTTTAATTTAAATGAAGCGGCGGATGCGATTGAGGCGGCGATTCAAAAAGCGTTAGCGGAAGGCTATCGCACAGGTGATTTAGCGAATAAAAATACGCCAGTTTCTACCAGTGAAATGGGCGATATTATTGCGAGAAATATTTTATCGTAA
- the gdhA gene encoding NADP-specific glutamate dehydrogenase, whose product MSDLNALFQKIKQRDPDQAPFHQAVEEVFGSLAPFLAKNPKYTQQGILERIVEPERVITFRVTWVDDKGQVQVNRGYRIQMNSAIGPYKGGIRFHPSVDLGVLKFLAFEQVFKNALTTLPMGGGKGGSDFDPKGKSDAEVMRFCQAFMTELSRHIGADTDVPAGDIGVGGREIGYMYGQYKKLRNEFTSVLTGKSLTWGGSLIRPEATGYGAVYFADAMLATRGQGFDGKRVVISGSGNVAQYAAEKAIQKGAKVLTVSDSNGYVLFPDSGMTEKQLADLLVLKNERRERLSVYAKEQGVQYFEGQKPWGVKCDIALPCATQNELDGEAAKELVKNGCFCVAEGANMPTTLEGVEVFIAAKILYAPGKAANAGGVATSGLEMSQNAMRLAWTREEVDQRLFNIMTAIHQNCVENGTETDGYVNYVNGANIAGFKKVATAMLEQGIV is encoded by the coding sequence ATGAGCGACTTAAACGCACTGTTCCAAAAAATCAAACAACGTGACCCTGACCAAGCGCCTTTCCACCAAGCGGTGGAAGAAGTTTTCGGTTCATTAGCACCATTTCTTGCCAAAAATCCTAAATATACGCAACAAGGTATTTTAGAACGTATCGTTGAGCCGGAGCGTGTAATTACTTTCCGTGTCACTTGGGTTGATGATAAAGGTCAAGTGCAAGTAAACCGCGGTTATCGTATTCAAATGAACTCTGCGATCGGTCCTTATAAAGGCGGTATTCGTTTCCATCCTTCCGTTGATTTAGGGGTTTTAAAATTCTTAGCGTTTGAACAAGTTTTCAAAAATGCATTAACTACATTACCGATGGGCGGTGGTAAAGGCGGTTCGGATTTCGATCCTAAAGGTAAATCTGATGCGGAAGTCATGCGTTTCTGCCAAGCATTTATGACGGAATTATCTCGCCATATCGGTGCGGATACCGACGTACCGGCGGGCGACATCGGTGTCGGCGGTCGTGAAATCGGTTATATGTACGGTCAATACAAAAAATTACGCAATGAATTTACCTCAGTCTTAACCGGTAAAAGTTTAACTTGGGGCGGTAGCTTAATTCGTCCGGAAGCAACAGGTTACGGTGCGGTTTACTTTGCAGACGCAATGTTAGCAACTCGCGGTCAAGGCTTTGACGGTAAACGTGTAGTTATCTCAGGTTCCGGTAACGTAGCGCAATATGCAGCTGAAAAAGCGATTCAAAAAGGTGCGAAAGTATTAACCGTGTCCGATTCAAACGGTTATGTCTTATTCCCTGATTCGGGTATGACCGAAAAACAATTAGCGGATTTATTAGTACTGAAAAACGAACGCCGTGAACGCTTATCCGTATATGCGAAAGAACAAGGCGTCCAATACTTTGAAGGTCAAAAACCATGGGGCGTTAAATGTGATATTGCGCTGCCGTGTGCGACACAAAATGAATTAGACGGCGAAGCGGCGAAAGAATTGGTTAAAAACGGTTGTTTCTGCGTGGCTGAAGGCGCGAATATGCCGACCACACTTGAAGGTGTTGAAGTGTTTATCGCAGCGAAAATTCTTTATGCTCCGGGTAAAGCGGCAAATGCCGGCGGTGTAGCGACTTCAGGTTTAGAAATGAGCCAAAACGCAATGCGCTTGGCTTGGACTCGTGAAGAAGTGGATCAACGTTTATTCAACATTATGACCGCCATTCACCAAAACTGCGTGGAAAACGGTACGGAAACGGACGGTTATGTAAACTATGTGAACGGTGCGAACATCGCAGGCTTCAAAAAAGTGGCTACTGCAATGTTAGAACAAGGTATCGTATAA
- a CDS encoding RidA family protein, producing the protein MTKVIHTEKAPAAIGPYVQAVDLGNLVLTSGQIPVNPQTGEIPTDITQQARQSLENVKAIVEQAGLSVADIVKTTVFVKDLNDFATVNAEYEAFFRENNHPAFPARSCVEVARLPKDVGLEIEAIAVRK; encoded by the coding sequence ATGACTAAAGTTATTCATACGGAAAAAGCACCGGCGGCAATCGGTCCATACGTACAAGCGGTTGATTTAGGTAATTTGGTTCTAACATCAGGACAAATTCCGGTTAATCCGCAAACGGGCGAGATTCCAACTGATATTACGCAACAAGCGCGCCAATCATTAGAAAATGTCAAAGCGATTGTTGAACAAGCCGGTTTAAGTGTGGCGGATATTGTTAAAACAACCGTTTTTGTCAAAGACCTGAATGATTTCGCAACCGTTAATGCTGAATATGAAGCGTTTTTCCGTGAAAATAATCATCCGGCATTTCCGGCGCGTTCTTGCGTTGAAGTCGCTCGTTTACCGAAAGATGTCGGTTTAGAGATTGAAGCGATTGCGGTACGCAAATAA
- the pgeF gene encoding peptidoglycan editing factor PgeF gives MKNITPNWHALEHIRAFTTVRTGGVSQPPFDSFNLGDHVGDNPKDVKQNRRLLVEQFGLPHFPLFLTQTHSTRVIRLPYDGDNLEADAVYTDQPNQVCLVMTADCLPVLFYSKDGKEVAAAHAGWRGLCDGVLENTVAEFACSPTDICAWLGPAIGPTKFQVGKEVIEQFCAFDPQAEQAFVVDPTASGKFLGNLYQIARQRLRKLGITEISGGEHCTVTEREDFFSYRRDKRTGRMASLIWRTE, from the coding sequence ATGAAAAACATTACGCCCAATTGGCATGCGCTGGAACATATTCGTGCTTTTACTACCGTTAGAACAGGTGGTGTTAGCCAACCCCCTTTTGATAGCTTTAATTTAGGTGATCATGTCGGTGATAATCCTAAGGATGTGAAACAAAATCGCCGGTTATTGGTAGAGCAGTTCGGCTTGCCGCATTTTCCGCTATTTTTAACGCAAACACACAGTACTCGTGTGATTCGCCTACCGTATGACGGTGATAATTTGGAAGCGGATGCGGTTTATACCGATCAACCGAATCAGGTTTGCTTAGTGATGACGGCAGATTGTTTGCCGGTACTTTTCTATAGTAAAGACGGAAAAGAAGTCGCGGCGGCTCATGCCGGATGGCGAGGCTTGTGCGATGGTGTATTAGAAAATACGGTAGCGGAATTTGCTTGTTCGCCGACGGATATTTGTGCATGGTTAGGGCCGGCAATCGGTCCAACTAAATTCCAAGTCGGCAAAGAAGTGATTGAACAGTTTTGTGCCTTTGATCCGCAAGCGGAGCAGGCATTTGTTGTTGACCCGACAGCAAGCGGTAAATTTTTAGGAAATCTTTACCAAATTGCTCGGCAGCGATTACGTAAACTTGGCATTACCGAAATTTCCGGCGGAGAGCATTGTACCGTGACCGAACGGGAAGATTTTTTCTCTTATCGACGAGATAAACGGACAGGACGTATGGCAAGCCTTATTTGGCGTACGGAATAA
- a CDS encoding YceK/YidQ family lipoprotein, which translates to MQTSLLKILSLAILSQNLTACGTIVSLTEGDYSVYAGVTKDFETIQNGGILSIPAVVDLPLSFVLDTLILPVTLSQ; encoded by the coding sequence ATGCAAACATCATTGTTAAAAATACTGTCATTGGCAATTTTGAGCCAAAATTTGACCGCTTGCGGCACGATTGTCAGCCTAACTGAGGGCGATTATTCCGTTTATGCCGGAGTGACTAAAGACTTTGAAACAATCCAAAACGGAGGAATCTTAAGTATTCCGGCAGTTGTCGATTTACCACTCAGTTTTGTATTGGATACCTTAATATTGCCGGTAACCTTAAGCCAATAA
- the yejK gene encoding nucleoid-associated protein YejK — MSINVTEIVLHQIHQTEGETPELNTVLRDNLLAISPEVEQMMLQLHQAYQSKAKAYGIFKNESIFAQQLNRLLEQETDFLPFSHSCAKMLSSELAKYPFASGGTFILCRYNFLATDYLFIALIDSRTSMLVDDQLEIKRTEYLDITQYDIACRINLTELKINAQSNRYLTFIKGRVGRKIADFFMDFLSAEEGLNPQLQNQTLLQAVSDYCDQGELSAPQTREVKKQVFEYCKGQINSGEEIALSELSEALPTLNEVDFAQFTQEQEYGLEENIPPVRNALKTLTKYSGSGKGVTISFNAELLGERLIWDELNDTLTIKGLPANLRDQLARNK, encoded by the coding sequence ATGAGCATTAACGTTACTGAAATCGTCCTGCACCAGATTCATCAAACCGAAGGCGAAACACCTGAGTTAAATACGGTACTTCGCGACAATCTACTTGCCATCAGTCCTGAAGTGGAGCAAATGATGTTACAACTTCACCAAGCTTACCAAAGTAAAGCGAAGGCTTACGGTATATTTAAAAATGAATCTATTTTTGCTCAGCAACTTAATCGCTTATTAGAACAGGAAACTGATTTTTTACCGTTCAGTCACAGTTGTGCGAAAATGCTTTCTAGCGAATTAGCCAAATATCCTTTTGCATCAGGCGGGACTTTTATTCTTTGTCGCTATAACTTTTTAGCAACGGATTATTTATTTATCGCATTGATTGATAGCCGTACTTCTATGCTGGTGGACGACCAATTAGAGATAAAACGTACCGAATATTTAGATATTACCCAGTATGATATTGCTTGCCGTATCAATTTGACCGAATTAAAAATCAATGCGCAATCAAACCGCTATCTCACCTTTATTAAAGGACGAGTCGGACGAAAAATTGCGGACTTCTTTATGGATTTTCTGAGTGCGGAAGAAGGTTTAAATCCTCAATTACAAAATCAGACGCTTTTACAAGCGGTGAGCGATTATTGCGATCAAGGCGAATTATCCGCACCGCAAACACGTGAAGTGAAAAAACAAGTATTTGAATACTGTAAAGGACAAATTAACAGCGGTGAGGAAATCGCACTAAGTGAATTATCCGAAGCGCTACCGACACTCAACGAAGTTGATTTTGCACAATTTACTCAAGAACAAGAATACGGACTTGAAGAAAATATTCCGCCGGTACGTAATGCGTTAAAAACCTTAACCAAATATTCCGGCTCGGGCAAAGGCGTAACCATTAGTTTTAATGCGGAATTACTCGGCGAACGTTTAATTTGGGATGAACTAAACGATACATTAACCATCAAAGGATTGCCGGCGAATTTGCGTGATCAGTTAGCACGCAATAAGTAA
- a CDS encoding CvpA family protein produces MVDIIVIGLIAFSILVSLWRGFISEVLSLAGWVVAFFVASGFYPYLSSYLTQVNSVYLQNSEYLRNGVAAAVLFILTLIVCGIITALLSKLIDTTGLSATDRVLGGAFGALRGILIVAAILFFLDTFSSASQTELWKESQLIPHFDFIVKWFFEQLQANSSFLNSTK; encoded by the coding sequence ATGGTTGATATTATTGTAATCGGATTAATTGCATTTTCCATCTTAGTCAGTCTTTGGCGAGGATTTATTAGCGAAGTGCTTTCACTTGCCGGTTGGGTTGTAGCGTTTTTTGTGGCAAGCGGTTTTTATCCTTACCTTAGTAGCTATCTCACACAAGTAAATTCGGTATATCTTCAAAATTCGGAATATCTACGTAACGGTGTTGCCGCCGCAGTACTTTTCATACTTACATTGATTGTATGCGGCATTATTACCGCACTGTTAAGCAAGTTAATTGATACGACGGGGTTATCTGCAACCGATCGCGTATTAGGCGGTGCTTTCGGCGCATTGCGCGGTATTCTGATTGTTGCGGCAATCTTATTCTTCTTAGATACCTTCTCATCAGCGAGTCAAACGGAATTATGGAAAGAGTCTCAACTGATTCCGCATTTTGACTTTATTGTGAAATGGTTTTTTGAACAATTACAAGCTAATTCCAGCTTTTTAAATTCGACTAAATAG
- the rnhA gene encoding ribonuclease HI yields MKLVEIFTDGSCLGNPGKGGIGIVLRYNGHEKQVSKGYLQTTNNRMELRAVIEALAMLKEPCQVQLNSDSQYMKDGITKWIFNWKKNNWKTANGKPVKNKELWIALDQEIQRHKIEWTWVKGHSGHRENEICDELAKAGANNPTLEDIGYNAD; encoded by the coding sequence ATGAAATTAGTTGAAATATTTACGGACGGATCTTGCTTGGGCAATCCCGGCAAAGGCGGAATCGGCATTGTATTACGTTATAACGGACACGAGAAGCAAGTCAGCAAGGGTTACTTGCAGACGACCAATAATCGTATGGAATTGCGTGCGGTGATTGAAGCGTTGGCAATGTTAAAAGAGCCTTGTCAAGTACAGTTGAATTCGGACAGCCAATATATGAAAGACGGCATTACCAAATGGATTTTTAACTGGAAGAAAAACAACTGGAAAACCGCTAACGGTAAGCCGGTTAAAAATAAAGAGCTGTGGATCGCATTGGATCAAGAGATTCAACGTCATAAAATCGAATGGACTTGGGTAAAAGGCCATTCGGGTCATCGTGAAAATGAAATTTGCGATGAGTTGGCTAAGGCGGGAGCAAATAACCCGACCTTAGAAGATATAGGATATAATGCGGATTAG
- the gap gene encoding type I glyceraldehyde-3-phosphate dehydrogenase, with protein MAIKIGINGFGRIGRIVFRAAQLRDDIEVVGINDLIDVDYMAYMLKYDSTHGRFNGTVEVKDGQLVVNGKAIRVTSERDPANLKWNEIGVDIAVEATGLFLDDATARKHITAGAKKVVLTGPSKDATPMFVNGVNFDAYAGQDIVSNASCTTNCLAPLAKVIHNKFGIKEGLMTTVHATTATQKTVDGPSAKDWRGGRGASQNIIPSSTGAAKAVGKVLPALNGKLTGMAFRVPTANVSVVDLTVNLEKPATYEEICAEVKRASQEEMKGVLGYTEDAVVSTDFNGAVETSVFDAKAGIALTDTFVKLVSWYDNETGYSNKVLDLVAHVYNYKG; from the coding sequence ATGGCTATTAAAATTGGTATTAACGGCTTCGGTCGTATCGGTCGTATCGTGTTCCGTGCAGCGCAACTTCGTGATGATATCGAAGTTGTAGGTATCAACGACTTAATCGACGTTGATTACATGGCTTACATGTTAAAATACGATTCAACTCACGGTCGTTTCAATGGTACAGTGGAAGTTAAAGACGGTCAATTAGTAGTTAATGGTAAAGCGATTCGCGTAACTTCCGAGCGTGATCCTGCTAACTTAAAATGGAATGAAATCGGTGTTGATATCGCAGTTGAAGCAACCGGTTTATTCTTAGACGACGCAACAGCACGTAAACACATTACTGCAGGTGCGAAAAAAGTTGTTTTAACCGGTCCGTCTAAAGATGCAACACCTATGTTCGTTAATGGTGTAAACTTCGATGCATACGCAGGCCAAGATATCGTTTCTAACGCTTCTTGTACAACTAACTGCTTAGCACCGTTAGCTAAAGTCATCCACAATAAATTCGGTATTAAAGAAGGTTTAATGACTACAGTTCACGCAACAACTGCGACACAAAAAACTGTAGATGGTCCATCAGCGAAAGACTGGCGCGGTGGTCGTGGTGCTTCACAAAACATCATTCCTTCATCAACAGGTGCGGCGAAAGCGGTAGGTAAAGTATTACCTGCATTAAACGGTAAATTAACCGGTATGGCTTTCCGTGTTCCGACAGCAAACGTTTCTGTAGTTGATTTAACAGTGAACTTAGAAAAACCTGCTACATACGAAGAAATCTGTGCGGAAGTTAAACGCGCTTCACAAGAAGAAATGAAAGGCGTGTTAGGTTATACTGAAGATGCGGTAGTATCAACAGACTTTAACGGTGCGGTTGAAACTTCGGTATTCGATGCTAAAGCAGGTATCGCATTAACAGATACTTTCGTAAAATTAGTATCTTGGTACGATAACGAAACAGGTTATTCAAACAAAGTATTAGACTTAGTTGCTCACGTTTATAACTACAAAGGCTAA
- the purF gene encoding amidophosphoribosyltransferase, giving the protein MCGIVGIIGGSPVNQAIYDGLTLLQHRGQDAAGIVTIDDENRFRLRKANGLVSDVFRQEHMLRLQGNAGIGHVRYPTAGSSSVSEAQPFYVNSPFGLTLVHNGNLTNNAELKERLFKEARRHVNTNSDSESLLNIFAHYLDQYPTSHLTPENIFETVRKTNEAIRGAYACIAMIIGHGMVAFRDPFGIRPLVLGKRVVEGKTEYVFASESVALDIVGFEFVRDVNPGEAVYITFDGELHSAICADNPKLNPCIFEYVYFARPDSVIDGVSVYGARVHMGELLGEKIKREWGRMVDEIDVVIPIPETSNDIAVRIANVLYKPYRQGFVKNRYVARTFIMPGQAQRKSSVRRKLNAIASEFKGKNVLLVDDSIVRGTTSEQIVEMARAAGAKKVYFASAAPEIRYPNVYGIDMPTCEELVAYDRSVEEVAEMIGVDKLIFQDLEALYKAVQTENPAIHHFDASVFTGEYITGDVDKAYLDAIACARNDKAKAKAAKQATNLEIHNEN; this is encoded by the coding sequence ATGTGCGGCATTGTCGGCATTATTGGGGGATCGCCGGTTAATCAGGCGATTTATGATGGCTTAACATTACTTCAACATCGCGGGCAAGATGCCGCAGGTATCGTCACAATTGATGATGAAAACCGCTTCCGCCTACGTAAAGCTAACGGCTTGGTAAGTGACGTATTTCGTCAAGAGCATATGCTCAGATTACAAGGTAATGCGGGGATCGGACATGTTCGTTATCCGACTGCCGGCTCGTCCAGTGTTTCGGAAGCACAACCTTTCTATGTAAACTCGCCTTTCGGTTTAACCTTAGTCCATAACGGCAACTTAACTAATAACGCCGAATTAAAAGAACGTTTATTCAAAGAAGCTCGTCGTCACGTGAATACCAATTCGGATTCGGAATCGTTACTGAATATTTTTGCGCATTATTTGGATCAATATCCGACATCACATTTAACGCCGGAAAATATTTTTGAAACGGTACGTAAAACCAACGAAGCGATTCGCGGTGCTTATGCGTGTATCGCGATGATTATCGGTCACGGTATGGTGGCATTCCGAGATCCGTTCGGTATTCGTCCGCTAGTATTAGGTAAACGTGTTGTAGAAGGCAAAACGGAGTATGTGTTTGCTTCCGAAAGCGTTGCTTTAGATATTGTCGGTTTTGAATTTGTCCGTGACGTAAATCCGGGCGAAGCGGTTTATATTACCTTCGACGGCGAATTACATTCCGCAATTTGTGCGGATAATCCGAAATTAAACCCATGTATTTTTGAGTACGTTTATTTCGCTCGTCCGGATTCCGTGATTGACGGCGTATCCGTTTACGGTGCGCGTGTACATATGGGCGAATTATTAGGCGAAAAAATTAAACGCGAATGGGGCAGAATGGTCGATGAAATTGATGTAGTGATTCCGATTCCTGAAACCTCAAACGATATTGCGGTACGCATCGCAAACGTTTTATACAAACCTTATCGCCAAGGTTTTGTGAAAAACCGCTATGTCGCTCGTACCTTTATTATGCCGGGACAAGCGCAGCGTAAAAGCTCGGTACGCCGTAAATTAAATGCGATTGCCAGCGAGTTTAAAGGCAAAAACGTGTTATTAGTCGATGACTCTATCGTTCGCGGAACAACATCCGAACAGATCGTTGAAATGGCACGTGCCGCCGGTGCGAAGAAAGTTTACTTCGCTTCAGCCGCGCCGGAAATTCGTTATCCGAACGTATACGGTATTGATATGCCGACTTGCGAAGAACTCGTAGCTTATGACCGCTCGGTGGAAGAAGTCGCGGAAATGATTGGTGTGGATAAACTGATTTTCCAAGATCTTGAAGCGCTTTATAAAGCGGTACAAACCGAAAATCCGGCAATTCATCATTTCGATGCTTCGGTATTTACCGGCGAATATATTACCGGAGATGTAGATAAAGCTTACCTTGATGCGATTGCTTGCGCACGTAACGATAAAGCGAAAGCCAAAGCTGCAAAACAAGCAACCAATTTAGAAATTCATAACGAAAACTAA
- the msrB gene encoding peptide-methionine (R)-S-oxide reductase MsrB translates to MIKDIDELTEEQVEILINHGTEMPYSGKFLNENRIGTYRCARCHNALFRSDTKFDAGCGWPSFYEAVSDDALRYLDDYSLGRHRTEIRCGNCDSHMGHVFNDGPPPTGLRFCLNSIALNFKWDETGEEIDG, encoded by the coding sequence ATGATTAAAGATATTGACGAACTAACGGAAGAACAGGTTGAAATTCTGATTAATCATGGTACGGAAATGCCATATTCCGGCAAGTTTCTTAATGAAAATCGCATAGGAACCTACCGCTGCGCCCGTTGCCATAACGCCCTATTCCGTTCGGATACAAAATTTGATGCCGGCTGCGGCTGGCCTAGCTTCTACGAAGCAGTTTCAGACGACGCATTACGCTATTTGGACGACTATAGTTTAGGTCGCCACCGTACCGAAATTCGCTGCGGTAACTGCGATTCGCATATGGGGCACGTATTTAATGACGGCCCTCCACCGACCGGTTTACGCTTCTGCCTGAATTCCATCGCACTCAACTTTAAATGGGATGAAACCGGTGAAGAAATTGACGGTTAA